One Paralysiella testudinis genomic window, CCGCCGGACACGCCCACCACAAAGCCCTTCATGCGGGCATTTTCAGCATAGGTTTTGAGCCAATCAACAATATGGTCGATAACAGCTTGGGTTTGCATGGCGGGTCTCCTGAGTGGGGGTTGGTTTTGCACTGCGTCAATATACTGCGTTTTTTTGTATCAGCATACTGTGTTTTGAGGCTACCTGAAAAGGGCGGCGGCTGTTAAAGCCGGGTATTCTGCGCTAGAATAAGCGCCATTCGTTTAAGTTGGGATGTCGTTGAATGAATCACCCCTTGCCCGATGAAATCCGCTTGCCGGGCGACAAAACCGCCTTGTTGTTGCGCTATGGCAATGCCGATTATCACTTGAGCGCCGAATTGCTGCGCGTGTATTCACCCAGTGCCGAAGTGCGCGGCCACGGCGTTGGCCAAGAAGTGCTGCAAACCGGCAAGCGGCAAGTGCGCATTACCGAGCTGGAGCCCGCGGGCAACTATGCTTTAAAAATCACCTTTAGCGACGGCCACGACAGCGGCCTGTTCGATTGGGATTACCTTTATCATCTGGCCACCGCACAAGATACCCTGTGGCAAGACTATTTACAGCGCTTGCAGCAGGCCGGTGCCAGCCGCGACCTTTAAACACCTCACACCAGCCGCCTTTCAGGCAGCCTTGCCGTTTATTCTGGAAAGACAATCTCAATATGAGTGACAACAAAACCCATTTCGGCTACCAAACCGTAGCCGAAAACGAAAAAGCCGCCAAAGTGGCGGATGTATTCCATTCGGTGGCCAAAAACTACGACATCATGAACGATGTGATGTCGGCCGGTTTACACCGCGTGTGGAAACATTTCACCATCAACACCGCGCCCTTGAAAAAAGGCGATAAGGTGCTGGATATTGCCGGCGGCACCGGCGATTTGTCGCGCGGCTGGGCGCGGCGCGTGGGCAAAGAAGGCGAAGTATGGCTCACCGACATCAATTCCTCCATGCTCACCGTGGGCCGCGACCGCTTGCTCAACGAAGGCACCGTATTGCCGGTGGCCTTGTGCGATGCCGAAAAACTGCCGTTTCCCGACAATTATTTCAATCTGGTGTCGGTGGCCTTCGGCTTGCGCAACATGACCCACAAAGACGCAGCCTTGGCCGAAATGTACCGCGTACTCAAACCGGGCGGCACCTTGCTGGTGTTGGAATTCTCTAAGGTATTCAAGCCGCTAGCGCCGGTATACGATGTGTATTCGTTTAAACTGCTGCCGCTGATGGGCAAGTTTATCGCCAAAGATGCCGACAGCTATCAATACCTTGCCGAATCCATCCGCATGCACCCGGATCAGGAAACCCTGAAGCAAATGATGTTGACCGTGGGCTTTGACCGTGTGGATTACCACAATATGAGCGCCGGAGTGGTGGCGCTGCATAAAGGGGTTAAGTTTTAAGCTAAATTGTGTGTTTATCTAAATGGGGAAAGAATACTAAGATTATGTCAGAAGATAATAAACTCGATGAGTGGGTGCTAGGAAGTTATAAGTCGTAGCACAGGATATTTCACTTATTTCTGGGTTATATAAAACTGCGGATGAAGCATGTGCGATGGCAGGAATGAAGCCTTGGATGTACGATTCTGAAAAGAAAGGTTATGTATCATTTGATCCATCATCAGGGTTAAAAAGAGCTGAGTGTGCAAAAGAAAATAATATATATCTTATTGAAAATACATATAATGTTGCTTTTAAGAAAAATAAGCCTAAAATTGAATTAGTTTCAGTTACTAAAGCAGTATTACCTGCTAATAGACATAGAACCATTATTGGTGTTGGCGAAAGTGTAATAATTTCATCTAATATTGCAGTTGTTTGGTCAGTTTCATCACCATTAATAAATATATCTAATAAATCAATTACAACAATTACAATTACAGCTTTAGATAAGGCTGGAAATGTGACAATCAGTGCGAAAAGTAAGTATGATGAAAAGAGTATTACCCTTAGTATTATTGAGCCAACTGCATTAAAATTTGAAGCTGTAGAAAAAATTCACACTGAAAGTGTTCTTGATAGTGGTTTTATAGCAAAAATTTATATACTTCCAAATCATGTTAATTTTGAAGAGGTTAAATTTTCTGAGTTAGAAAGCTATGCTCTTGGAACTGGTTTATTAGCAGAAACTACTGGAATGCCCCATAGTCAATATGAAAATGGCCGAAGTGAATGGATGACAGCATCTGGATATATTGAGAATAAAAGGTACGGTGATGAAAGGAGGGGATTTGGTTTATGGAGGGCAAAATGAATATCCTATAACCTTTACCATTTGATTATACAAGCAGGTCTACGTTTGAAATTGAATTATGAGTGGATGATTATATGAGTGGATGATTAATGGTAATATTTATAAGTTGCCAAATAAAGTTGTTCAGTCAACAACTATTTCAACTGATGGATATATTACAACTAAAAAAGGTAACGCAGTTGCAAGATTTTATTATCAAGCCCCCAGTTTAAATACTAATTTACTTAATTCTGCACCAATTCCTAAACCGTACAATAAATAAAATTATTTATTGTACGGGATAATAGCTAAATAAAGGGGACGAAATGAATATTAAATTTATTACTGCCTTTGTTAGCTTGACATTGTTGAGTTTTCAAGCCAATGTATTTGCAGATGTTGTGCTTTGCAGCGGCCAATCATGTACTGTAATTAAAGCAAGTAAAAATTGTATAAATGGTGATATGACATCGGTTGAATACAAGCAAAAAAGATCACAATATGTTATTGATGTATTAAATCGACTTTCTAATATAGATTTGGAATATATCAATAATAATCAATTAATCCCGAAGCGTAACATTCAGATTGCACGTTCCTGCCAGCAAGATATTAATTTTTTGTATGGCCTGTTAAAAGATATTATTGAAGACGAGCAAAAAAATGATTTGTCAGAGCATGATGCTTTAAATGCATTTATAACAATAGTTAATGGTTTGTATGAAAATACTAATGATAAACGTGAATTGAGAAATTTAATCCATATAAATTTAAAAAATAACCCAAAATTAAAAAACTTACTTTTAGAACGGTTTCAGCTAATTTGATTTTTAAGGTTATTAAGTTGGTGCGCACGGCGCACAGTGGCATCAAAAAAACGAACCCGTAGGTTCGTTTTTGTGTTTTCAGGCTGCCTGAAAGCTTTATTCGCCGCTGTTTGTGCTACCGGCGCTCAGGCTCTGGGCGATTTTGGCCAGTTCGACAAATTCGTTGCGTAAGCCGTAGGGGTCGGGCTTATTGGCTTGCTGAGCGAGGCGGATAATGTCGTTCCAGCCCATTTTGCCATTGTATTGGCCGCCGCGCAGCTGCTGGCCGTAGGCGGCCACGGCGATGGCAAAGCGGGTGTCGGCATCGGCTTGAGCCAAGGGTTTGCTGCTGGCGGTCACGGGCTGGCTGATAAGGATGCTGGTGCTGTTGCCCGGCAGTTTGTAGCGCAAGTTCACATGGGCGTATTCACCGGCCTTGCCTGTGGCTGCTGGCGGGGCGGGCTGGTAGCGTGATTCGCCCAGCCAGCCGGGCTGCCCGGCGGGGATGATTTCATACAGGGCGGTTACGCTGTGGCCGGCGCCGATGTCGCCGGCATCCACTTGGTCGTTATTGAAATCTTCTTGCTTGAGCAGGCGGTTTTCATAGCCTACCAAGCGGTATTCTTTCACGGTGGCGGGGTTGAATTCCACTTGGATTTTCACGTCTTGCGCCACGGTGGCCAGCGTGGACGACAGCTGGTGTTGCAGCACTTTTTTGGCTTCGTTTGGGTTGTCGATATAGCTGTAGTTGCCATCGCCCGCATCGGCCAGCTGCTCCATCAAGTGCTCATTGTAATTGCCGGTGCCAAAGCCCAAGGTGGTGAGGGAAATGCCCGCTTTGCGCTTTTCTGCCACCATGCCTTTAAGGGTGTCGAAATCGGTGATGCCCACGTTGAAATCGCCATCGGTGGCCAGCAAAATGCGGTTGATGCCGTTTTTAATATGGGCTTTTTCGGCTTCTTTATAGGCCAGCTGAATGGCTTGCTCGCCGGCGGTGGCACCCCCTGCCTGTAATTCGTTAATCGCGCGCAAAATGGTTTGCTTTTGGCTGCCTGAAGTGGGCGGCAGCACCAGCTTTTCGCCGCTGGCATAGGTGATGAGGGTAACTTTGTCTTGCGCGCGCAGCTGCTCGGTGAGCAGGCGCAGGGTTTGTTTCACCAGCGGCAGCTTGTCGGATTCATTCATGCTGCCGGATACGTCCACCAAAAACACCAGATTGGCCGGCGGCAATTCTTTTAGCGCCAAATCTTGCGCTTTAATGCCGATTTTGATGATTTTGGCGTGCGGCTGCCACGGCGAATCCACGGTGTCGGTGTGCACTGCAAAAGGCGCGCGGCCTTGCGGCAGTGGATAGCTGTAGTCGAAATAGTTAATCAACTCTTCCACCCGCACCGCATTCACCGGCGGCAGGCGGCCATTGTTGAGAAAGCGGCGGCTGTTGGCATAGCTGCCGGTGTCGACATCAATGCTGAAGGTGGACACCGGCTGCTGCGCCACGGCATGCACAGGGTTGGTGTTGATTTGGCCGTATTGCTCAGTGTTTTGGACCGGCAGCCCGATTTCGGGAGCCGTGGGCGACGGCATTACCGCAGCTTGCATGGTAGCGGGTTCGGCGGCATGAAGGCCGCGACCCAAGTTTTCTTTGGCATGTACAGCATTGCTACGTGCGCTGGTGTCTTGATGCGCGCTGCTGCGTTTGAAATCGGTAGCGCCTGACTCGGGCGACTGGGCACAGGCAGCCAAGAGGGCAGCGGTAACGGCTAATGCCAGATAACGCGGTATGGTGTTGTACATAGTATTCTCCTTGTGGCAAAGGCGTGGTTGCGGCATAGTGTCGGTGAAGTGGCTTGTTTTGGCAAGCTTTTCTCTATTTTTAAATGAAATGGCATACGATGAACACAGTTTATGATTTCCCAATCACTTTGCTAAACGGCCAAGCCCTGAATTGGGATCACTACCGCGGCAAGGTGTTGCTGTTGGTGAATACCGCCAGCAAGTGCGGCTTTACCCCGCAATTGGCCGGCCTGGAAGCTTTGCAGCAGCAATACGGTGCTCAAGGTTTTGCGGTGATTGGTTTTCCGTGCAACCAATTTGGCGGGCAAGAGCCGGGCAGTGGCGATGAAATCGCCTTGTTCTGCCAGCAAAGCTATGGCGTGGATTTTGCCTTAAGCGAAAAAATCGAGGTTAACGGCGAGCAGGCGCATCCTTTGTGGCACTATTTGCAGCAGCAAAAAAGCGGCTTGGTCGGCTTGGCTGCGATTAAATGGAATTTCACCAAGTTTT contains:
- a CDS encoding gamma-butyrobetaine hydroxylase-like domain-containing protein translates to MNHPLPDEIRLPGDKTALLLRYGNADYHLSAELLRVYSPSAEVRGHGVGQEVLQTGKRQVRITELEPAGNYALKITFSDGHDSGLFDWDYLYHLATAQDTLWQDYLQRLQQAGASRDL
- the ubiE gene encoding bifunctional demethylmenaquinone methyltransferase/2-methoxy-6-polyprenyl-1,4-benzoquinol methylase UbiE, whose product is MSDNKTHFGYQTVAENEKAAKVADVFHSVAKNYDIMNDVMSAGLHRVWKHFTINTAPLKKGDKVLDIAGGTGDLSRGWARRVGKEGEVWLTDINSSMLTVGRDRLLNEGTVLPVALCDAEKLPFPDNYFNLVSVAFGLRNMTHKDAALAEMYRVLKPGGTLLVLEFSKVFKPLAPVYDVYSFKLLPLMGKFIAKDADSYQYLAESIRMHPDQETLKQMMLTVGFDRVDYHNMSAGVVALHKGVKF
- a CDS encoding vWA domain-containing protein yields the protein MQAAVMPSPTAPEIGLPVQNTEQYGQINTNPVHAVAQQPVSTFSIDVDTGSYANSRRFLNNGRLPPVNAVRVEELINYFDYSYPLPQGRAPFAVHTDTVDSPWQPHAKIIKIGIKAQDLALKELPPANLVFLVDVSGSMNESDKLPLVKQTLRLLTEQLRAQDKVTLITYASGEKLVLPPTSGSQKQTILRAINELQAGGATAGEQAIQLAYKEAEKAHIKNGINRILLATDGDFNVGITDFDTLKGMVAEKRKAGISLTTLGFGTGNYNEHLMEQLADAGDGNYSYIDNPNEAKKVLQHQLSSTLATVAQDVKIQVEFNPATVKEYRLVGYENRLLKQEDFNNDQVDAGDIGAGHSVTALYEIIPAGQPGWLGESRYQPAPPAATGKAGEYAHVNLRYKLPGNSTSILISQPVTASSKPLAQADADTRFAIAVAAYGQQLRGGQYNGKMGWNDIIRLAQQANKPDPYGLRNEFVELAKIAQSLSAGSTNSGE
- a CDS encoding glutathione peroxidase, whose amino-acid sequence is MNTVYDFPITLLNGQALNWDHYRGKVLLLVNTASKCGFTPQLAGLEALQQQYGAQGFAVIGFPCNQFGGQEPGSGDEIALFCQQSYGVDFALSEKIEVNGEQAHPLWHYLQQQKSGLVGLAAIKWNFTKFLINRQGHVAARFAPLTKPEKLQSDIERLLAA